The Primulina eburnea isolate SZY01 chromosome 8, ASM2296580v1, whole genome shotgun sequence genome contains a region encoding:
- the LOC140839064 gene encoding uncharacterized protein, translating to MNTHSGREVRPSTRYSSNEYILLTDGGEPESFEEAITSEHKDMWMEAMQEEMQSLHDNETFELVKLPKGKKALKNKWVFRLKHEEHSSQPRFKARIVVKGFGQKHGVDFDEIFSSVVKMTSIRIVLGLAAELDLEVEQMDVKTAFLHGDLEEEIYMEQPKGFAEKGKEDITCRLNKSLYGLKQAPRQWYKKFESVITQQGFKKTTADHCVFVKDTSDDDLMVLLLYVDDMLIVGKDASEIKGLKKQLSKIFSMKDLGPAKRIIGMEIHRDRYAKKTWLLQEKYIEKVKIEHQRPAGTLLSLPIPQWKWEHITMDFVTGLPRVRRGFNSIWVIVDRLTKSAHFLPVKTTYSMNQYAEDYIAEIVRLHGVPVSIVSDRDPRFTSEFWKSLHRAMGSRLAFSTAYHPQSDGQSERVIQILEDMLRACTIDFPGSWDSLLPLAEFTYNNSYQATIGMAPYEALYGRKCRSPLYWDEVGERKMLGPELVQQTADVVAVIRERMKTAQSRQKSYADVRRRPLQFEIGDHVFLKIAPLKGVMRFGKKGKLSPRFIGPFEILDRVGDRAYRLALPPDLDRVHNVFHVSMLRKYVTDPSHVLRHEPLDLTPNLTYQEIPIQILDRTVRVLRNKEIGIVKVLWRNHLLEEATWEPEDEMREKYPELFVP from the exons ATGAACACACATTCTGGAAGAGAAGTGCGACCCTCAACCAGATATTCCTCAAATGAATATATCCTGCTAACTGATGGGGGAGAACCAGAGAGCTTCGAGGAAGCTATTACCAGTGAACACAAGGATATGTGGATGGAGGCTATGCAAGAAGAAATGCAATCATTGCATGATAATGAGACATTTGAGCTGGTGAAATTGCCGAAAGGCAAGAAAGCTTTGAAGAATAAGTGGGTGTTCAGATTGAAGCACGAAGAACACAGTAGTCAACCAAGATTCAAAGCTAGGATTGTCGTCAAAGGTTTCGGACAGAAACATGGGGTCGACTTTGACGAAATATTTTCATCTGTGGTGAAGATGACATCCATCCGGATTGTGCTAGGGTTAGCAGCTGAGCTTGATCTGGAGGTGGAacaaatggatgtcaagaccGCATTCCTTCATGGGGATTTAGAGGAAGAAATCTACATGGAGCAACCAAAGGGGTTTGCAGAGAAGGGGAAAGAGGACATCACGTGCAGATTAAACAAAAGtttgtacggtctcaaacaagcaccaagacagtggtacaagaagtttgaaTCGGTGATAACTCAACAGGGATTCAAGAAAACCACTGCAGACCATTGTGTGTTTGTCAAAGATACCTCTGATGATGATTTGATGGTGCTTCTGCTCTATGTAGATGACATGTTGATTGTTGGCAAAGATGCTTCTGAAATCAAAGGCCTAAAGAAGCAACTAAGCAAGATTTTTTCTATGAAAGACTTGGGGCCAGCAAAAAGAATTATTGGCATGGAAATCCATCGAGACAGGTATGCCAAGAAGACCTGGTTGTTGCAGGAGAAGTATATTGAGAAA gtgaagattgagcaccagagacctgctgggacattgttgtcgttgccgattcctcagtggaagtgggagcatattacgatggatttcgtgactggtcttcccagagtgcggagaggtttcaattctatttgggttatcgttgatagattgactaagtcagcgcactttcttccagtcaagacgacgtattcgatgaaccagtatgccgaggactacatagcagagattgtcagacttcatggtgttcctgtgtcgatcgtgtctgatcgtgaccccagatttacttcagagttttggaagagtttgcacagagctatgggttcgcgattagcattcagtacagcctatcatcctcagagtgatggtcagtcagagagagtcattcagattcttgaggatatgctcagagcgtgtactatagactttccaggtagctgggattctttgttgcctttggctgagttcacttataataatagctaccaggcaacgattggcatggcaccgtatgaggcactttatggcaggaagtgcaggtctcccttgtattgggacgaggttggtgagaggaagatgttgggaccagagttggtccagcagactgctgatgttgttgctgttatcagagaaaggatgaagactgcccagtccagacagaagagctatgcagatgttcgtcgcagacctttgcagttcgagattggcgaccacgtgtttctgaagatagcacctctcaagggtgtgatgagatttggtaagaagggcaagttgagtcctagatttattggtccattcgagatattggacagagttggcgatcgagcctacagattagccctacctccagatcttgacagagttcataatgtgtttcacgtttcgatgctcaggaagtatgttacagatccttcccatgttctacgccatgagccattggacttgacgccgaatttgacatatcaagagattccgattcagattttggatcgcacagttagagttctgaggaacaaagagatcggcattgtcaaagttctttggaggaaccatttgttagaggaggctacgtgggaaccagaggatgagatgagagagaagtatcctgagttgttcgtgccgtga
- the LOC140839065 gene encoding secreted RxLR effector protein 161-like, with translation MKNVPYASAVGSLMYAMVCTQPDLAHSVRVVRRFISKPGKEHWAAVKWISRYLRGTSKHRLTFGGSRLELVGYIDADMAGDVDSRKSTSGYLITFAGGAVSWQSKLQKCVALSTTEAEFIAATEACKEMLWMKDVLEKKLLKLEKIHTDENGSDMMTKTLPKWKLEYCRTVAGLIEFTKWA, from the exons ATGAAAAATGTTCCATATGCTTCAGCTGTTGGAAGTCTGATGTATGCCATGGTATGTACTCAACCAGATTTAGCTCATTCTGTAAGAGTAGTGAGAAGATTCATTTCAAAACCAGGAAAGGAACATTGGGCTGCAGTAAAATGGATATCCAGATATCTACGGGGAACCTCTAAACATAGATTGACTTTTGGAGGATCTAGACTTGAGCTTGTAGGCTACATAGATGCAGATATGGCAGGAGATGTTGACTCCCGAAAATCCACATCAGGATACCTGATTACATTTGCAGGGGGAGCTGTGTCATGGCAGTCAAAGTTGCAAAAGTGTGTAGCATTATCAACCACTGAAGCGGAGTTCATTGCAGCAACTGAGGCATGCAAGGAAATGTTATGGATGAAAG ATGTATTGGAGAAGAAGTTGTTGAAGCTTGAGAAGATTCACACGGATGAAAATGGATCTGATATGATGACCAAGACATTGCCGAAATGGAAGTTGGAATACTGTAGAACTGTTGCAGGTTTGATCGAATTCACAAAATGGGCTTGA